From a region of the Sander lucioperca isolate FBNREF2018 chromosome 8, SLUC_FBN_1.2, whole genome shotgun sequence genome:
- the LOC116045939 gene encoding probable phospholipid-transporting ATPase IH isoform X3: MDFTQLRNIISRYCVGEEIWVDSRTVYIGHKDPPPGAEANIPQRYPDNRIVSSKYTFWNFIPKNLFEQFRRIANFYFLVIFLVQLIIDTPTSPVTSGLPLFFVITVTAIKQGYEDWLRHKADCSINECPVDVVQQGKVVRTQSHKLRVGDIVVVREDETFPCDLILLSSSRHDGTCYVTTASLDGESSHKTYYAVQDTMAFRTEQEVDSLHATIECEQPQPDLYKFVGRINIYKDKEEPLARPLGAENLLLRGATLKNTQHIYAVAVYTGMETKMALNYQSKSQKRSAVEKSMNAFLIVYLCILISKAVINTVLKYAWQWSPDRDEPWYNHRTENERQRHMVIRAFTDFLAFMVLFNYIIPVSMYVTVEMQKFLGSYFITWDEEMFDEELGEGAQVNTSDLNEELGQVEYVFTDKTGTLTENNMEFIECCVDGNVYIPHAICNGQILSAASSIDMIDSSPGGYRREHEDLFFRALCLCHTVQVKEEETVDGIKRGIHQGRPTSFYISSSPDEVALVEGMKRLGYTYLRLKDNYMEILNKDDEIERFELLHVLNFDSVRRRMSVIVKSSSGEYLLFCKGADSSIFPRIVSGKVEQVKARVEQNAIEGLRTLCVAYRRLSESEYQEACHHLNEAKLALQDREQRLAQAYDIIERDFVLLGATAVEDRLQEKAADTIESLHKAGMKVWVLTGDKMETAAATCYASKLFRRSTQILELTKKRTEEQSLHDVLFELNRTVLRQRSISGLSVDCLDFGLIIDGATLSAVLKANQERAGSGNYREIFLEICRNCSAVLCCRMAPLQKAQIVKLIKASKEHPITLAIGDGANDVSMILEAHVGIGIMGKEGRQAARNSDYAIPKFKHLKKMLLVHGHYYYIRIAELVQYFFYKNVCFIFPQFLYQFFCGFSQQPLYDTAYLTLYNISFTSLPILLYSLVEQHITMETLKRDPSLYRDIAKNSLLRWPVFLYWTCLGVFDAVIFFFGAYFLFDNTTFTSNGQLMTTNTQMMFGNWTFGTLVFTVLVFTVTLKLALDTHHWTWINHFVIWGSLLFYVIFSLLWGGIIWPFLNYQRMYYVFMQMLSSGPAWLSIILLITVSLLPDVIKKVLCRTMCPTATERAQKVRTAGALEGCMAPGTAGGGGSNERNPLHPDRTCEGGSGEKAARTYDSMMSHSHITPLSKP; encoded by the exons CTTATCATCGACACCCCCACCAGCCCAGTCACCAGCGGCCTGCCCCTCTTCTttgttatcactgtcactgcaATAAAACAg GGCTATGAGGACTGGCTCAGACACAAGGCTGACTGCTCTATAAACGAGTGTCCGGTTGACGTGGTGCAGCAGGGGAAGGTGGTGAGGACACAAAGTCACAAGCTACGG GTGGGGGACATTGTCGTGGTGAGGGAGGACGAGACTTTCCCCTGTGACCTCATCCTGCTCTCTTCCAGCCGCCATGATGGGACCTGCTATGTCACCACAGCCAGTCTGGACGGGGAGTCCAGTCACAAG ACCTATTATGCTGTACAAGATACCATGGCCTTTAGAACGGAGCAGGAGGTGGATTCGCTACATGCCACTATTGAATGTGAACAACCACAGCCTGACCTCTACAA atttGTGGGACGCATCAATATTTACAAGGACAAGGAAGAGCCTTTGGCTAG ACCACTTGGGGCTGAGAATTTGCTCCTTAGAGGAGCCACACTGAAGAACACACAACATATTTATG CTGTTGCAGTCTACACTGGTATGGAGACTAAGATGGCGCTTAATTACCAGTCTAAATCTCAGAAGCGCTCTGCTGTAGAAAA GTCGATGAATGCCTTTCTTATAGTGTATCTGTGCATCTTGATCAGTAAAGCGGTGATCAACACTGTTCTGAAATACGCTTGGCAGTGGTCTCCAGACAGAGACGAGCCCTGGTACAACCACAGGACCGAGAACGAGCGCCAGCGCCACATG GTGATCCGAGCATTCACAGACTTCTTGGCCTTCATGGTCTTGTTCAATTACATCATTCCAGTGTCTATGTACGTGACGGTGGAGATGCAGAAATTCCTGGGCTCCTATTTCATCACCTGGGATGAGGAAATGTTTGATGAAGAGCTGGGAGAGGGTGCTCAGGTCAACACCTCTGACCTAAATGAAGAGCTgggacag GTGGAGTATGTGTTTACTGATAAGACAGGCACTCTCACTGAGAACAACATGGAGTTTATTGAATGCTGCGTTGATGGGAATGTCTACATCCCGCATGCCATCTGCAACGGCCAAATCCTCAGTGCTGCCTCCAGTATAGACATGATTGACTCCTCACCTGGAGGATACAGGAGA GAACACGAGGATCTGTTTTTCCGGGCGCTGTGTCTGTGTCACACGGTGCaggtgaaggaggaggagacggTGGATGGCATCAAGAGGGGCATCCACCAGGGCAGGCCCACCTCCTTCTACATCTCCTCCTCACCGGATGAGGTTGCTTTGGTGGAGGGAATGAAAAG GCTGGGTTACACCTATCTGAGACTGAAAGACAACTACATGGAGATCCTCAACAAAGACGATGAGATTGAAAG GTTTGAGCTGCTCCATGTACTAAACTTTGACTCTGTCAGGAGGAGAATGAGCGTCATAGTCAAGTCAAGCTCAG GCGAATACCTGCTGTTTTGTAAGGGGGCAGACTCGTCCATTTTTCCTCGGATAGTATCTGGGAAGGTGGAGCAGGTTAAAGCCCGGGTGGAACAGAATGCTATA GAGGGGCTGCGTACTCTGTGCGTTGCTTATCGAAGGCTGTCAGAGTCCGAATACCAGGAGGCGTGTCATCACCTGAATGAAGCCAAGCTGGCCCTGCAGGACAGGGAGCAGAGGCTGGCGCAGGCCTATGACATCATTGAGAGGGACTTTGTGCTTTTGGGTGCTACGGCAGTGGAGGACAG GCTCCAGGAGAAAGCTGCAGACACCATTGAGTCACTGCACAAGGCTGGGATGAAAGTCTGGGTCCTGACAGGGGACAAGATGGAGACGGCAGCGGCTACCTGCTATGCCAGCAAGCTGTTCCGTCGCAGCACCCAAATCCTGGAGCTGACCAAGAAACGCACAGAAGAGCAGAGTCTGCATGATGTTCTGTTTGAACTGAACAGGACGGTTCTCAGACAACGCTCTATTTCTGG GTTGTCAGTAGACTGCCTCGACTTTGGCCTGATCATCGACGGGGCCACTCTGTCAGCGGTACTAAAGGCCAACCAGGAGCGTGCCGGTTCAGGCAATTACAGAGAGATCTTTCTTGAGATCTGTCGCAACTGTAGCGCTGTGCTCTGCTGTCGCATGGCACCACTGCAGAAAGCACAG ATTGTGAAGCTAATTAAAGCTTCTAAAGAGCACCCCATAACCCTCGCTATCGGCGATGGGGCCAACGATGTCAGCATGATCTTGGAAGCGCATGTGGGCATTG GCATCATGGGTAAAGAGGGCCGACAGGCAGCGAGGAACAGTGATTATGCCATCCCGAAGTTTAAACACCTGAAGAAGATGCTACTCGTTCATGGCCACTACTATTACATCCGAATTGCTGAACTTGTTCAGTACTTCTTCTACAAG aatgTATGCTTCATCTTCCCTCAGTTCCTGTACCAGTTCTTCTGCGGGTTCTCCCAGCAG CCTCTGTACGACACTGCCTATTTGACGTTGTACAACATCAGCTTCACCTCGCTCCCCATCCTCCTCTACAGCCTGGTTGAGCAGCACATCACCATGGAGACGCTCAAGAGGGACCCCTCCTTGTACAG GGACATAGCGAAGAACTCCCTCCTCCGCTGGCCTGTCTTCCTGTATTGGACGTGCCtgggtgtgtttgatgctgttATCTTCTTCTTTGGTGCCTACTTCCTATTTGACAACACCACCTTCACCAGCAATGGCCAG CTTATGACCACCAACACACAGATG ATGTTTGGGAACTGGACCTTTGGGACTCTCGTCTTTACTGTGCTGGTGTTCACCGTTACGCTCAAG CTTGCCTTGGACACACACCACTGGACCTGGATCAATCACTTTGTCATCTGGGGGTCACTTCTTTTCTATGttattttctctcttctctggGGAGGCATCATTTG GCCCTTCCTGAACTACCAGAGGATGTACTACGTGTTCATGCAGATGCTGTCTAGTGGTCCGGCCTGGCTCAGCATCATCCTGCTCATAACGGTCAGCTTGCTGCCAGATGTCATCAAGAAGGTCCTCTGCAGGACCATGTGTCCTACAGCCACCGAACGTGCACAG AAGGTAAGGACAGCGGGGGCCCTGGAGGGCTGTATGGCTCCTGGCACTGCTGGTGGAGGGGGAAGCAATGAGAGGAACCCACTCCACCCTGATAGGACCTGTGAGGGAGGCAGTGGAGAAAAAGCTGCTAGGACCTATGACTCCATGATGTCACACAGCCACATCACCCCTCTCAGCAAACCCTAG
- the LOC116045939 gene encoding probable phospholipid-transporting ATPase IH isoform X5: MDFTQLRNIISRYCVGEEIWVDSRTVYIGHKDPPPGAEANIPQRYPDNRIVSSKYTFWNFIPKNLFEQFRRIANFYFLVIFLVQLIIDTPTSPVTSGLPLFFVITVTAIKQGYEDWLRHKADCSINECPVDVVQQGKVVRTQSHKLRVGDIVVVREDETFPCDLILLSSSRHDGTCYVTTASLDGESSHKTYYAVQDTMAFRTEQEVDSLHATIECEQPQPDLYKFVGRINIYKDKEEPLARPLGAENLLLRGATLKNTQHIYAVAVYTGMETKMALNYQSKSQKRSAVEKSMNAFLIVYLCILISKAVINTVLKYAWQWSPDRDEPWYNHRTENERQRHMVIRAFTDFLAFMVLFNYIIPVSMYVTVEMQKFLGSYFITWDEEMFDEELGEGAQVNTSDLNEELGQVEYVFTDKTGTLTENNMEFIECCVDGNVYIPHAICNGQILSAASSIDMIDSSPGGYRREHEDLFFRALCLCHTVQVKEEETVDGIKRGIHQGRPTSFYISSSPDEVALVEGMKRLGYTYLRLKDNYMEILNKDDEIERFELLHVLNFDSVRRRMSVIVKSSSGEYLLFCKGADSSIFPRIVSGKVEQVKARVEQNAIEGLRTLCVAYRRLSESEYQEACHHLNEAKLALQDREQRLAQAYDIIERDFVLLGATAVEDRLQEKAADTIESLHKAGMKVWVLTGDKMETAAATCYASKLFRRSTQILELTKKRTEEQSLHDVLFELNRTVLRQRSISGLSVDCLDFGLIIDGATLSAVLKANQERAGSGNYREIFLEICRNCSAVLCCRMAPLQKAQIVKLIKASKEHPITLAIGDGANDVSMILEAHVGIGIMGKEGRQAARNSDYAIPKFKHLKKMLLVHGHYYYIRIAELVQYFFYKNVCFIFPQFLYQFFCGFSQQPLYDTAYLTLYNISFTSLPILLYSLVEQHITMETLKRDPSLYRDIAKNSLLRWPVFLYWTCLGVFDAVIFFFGAYFLFDNTTFTSNGQLMTTNTQMMFGNWTFGTLVFTVLVFTVTLKLALDTHHWTWINHFVIWGSLLFYVIFSLLWGGIIWPFLNYQRMYYVFMQMLSSGPAWLSIILLITVSLLPDVIKKVLCRTMCPTATERAQSNRPCLTVEPSTIFMLSQSSSRMSF, encoded by the exons CTTATCATCGACACCCCCACCAGCCCAGTCACCAGCGGCCTGCCCCTCTTCTttgttatcactgtcactgcaATAAAACAg GGCTATGAGGACTGGCTCAGACACAAGGCTGACTGCTCTATAAACGAGTGTCCGGTTGACGTGGTGCAGCAGGGGAAGGTGGTGAGGACACAAAGTCACAAGCTACGG GTGGGGGACATTGTCGTGGTGAGGGAGGACGAGACTTTCCCCTGTGACCTCATCCTGCTCTCTTCCAGCCGCCATGATGGGACCTGCTATGTCACCACAGCCAGTCTGGACGGGGAGTCCAGTCACAAG ACCTATTATGCTGTACAAGATACCATGGCCTTTAGAACGGAGCAGGAGGTGGATTCGCTACATGCCACTATTGAATGTGAACAACCACAGCCTGACCTCTACAA atttGTGGGACGCATCAATATTTACAAGGACAAGGAAGAGCCTTTGGCTAG ACCACTTGGGGCTGAGAATTTGCTCCTTAGAGGAGCCACACTGAAGAACACACAACATATTTATG CTGTTGCAGTCTACACTGGTATGGAGACTAAGATGGCGCTTAATTACCAGTCTAAATCTCAGAAGCGCTCTGCTGTAGAAAA GTCGATGAATGCCTTTCTTATAGTGTATCTGTGCATCTTGATCAGTAAAGCGGTGATCAACACTGTTCTGAAATACGCTTGGCAGTGGTCTCCAGACAGAGACGAGCCCTGGTACAACCACAGGACCGAGAACGAGCGCCAGCGCCACATG GTGATCCGAGCATTCACAGACTTCTTGGCCTTCATGGTCTTGTTCAATTACATCATTCCAGTGTCTATGTACGTGACGGTGGAGATGCAGAAATTCCTGGGCTCCTATTTCATCACCTGGGATGAGGAAATGTTTGATGAAGAGCTGGGAGAGGGTGCTCAGGTCAACACCTCTGACCTAAATGAAGAGCTgggacag GTGGAGTATGTGTTTACTGATAAGACAGGCACTCTCACTGAGAACAACATGGAGTTTATTGAATGCTGCGTTGATGGGAATGTCTACATCCCGCATGCCATCTGCAACGGCCAAATCCTCAGTGCTGCCTCCAGTATAGACATGATTGACTCCTCACCTGGAGGATACAGGAGA GAACACGAGGATCTGTTTTTCCGGGCGCTGTGTCTGTGTCACACGGTGCaggtgaaggaggaggagacggTGGATGGCATCAAGAGGGGCATCCACCAGGGCAGGCCCACCTCCTTCTACATCTCCTCCTCACCGGATGAGGTTGCTTTGGTGGAGGGAATGAAAAG GCTGGGTTACACCTATCTGAGACTGAAAGACAACTACATGGAGATCCTCAACAAAGACGATGAGATTGAAAG GTTTGAGCTGCTCCATGTACTAAACTTTGACTCTGTCAGGAGGAGAATGAGCGTCATAGTCAAGTCAAGCTCAG GCGAATACCTGCTGTTTTGTAAGGGGGCAGACTCGTCCATTTTTCCTCGGATAGTATCTGGGAAGGTGGAGCAGGTTAAAGCCCGGGTGGAACAGAATGCTATA GAGGGGCTGCGTACTCTGTGCGTTGCTTATCGAAGGCTGTCAGAGTCCGAATACCAGGAGGCGTGTCATCACCTGAATGAAGCCAAGCTGGCCCTGCAGGACAGGGAGCAGAGGCTGGCGCAGGCCTATGACATCATTGAGAGGGACTTTGTGCTTTTGGGTGCTACGGCAGTGGAGGACAG GCTCCAGGAGAAAGCTGCAGACACCATTGAGTCACTGCACAAGGCTGGGATGAAAGTCTGGGTCCTGACAGGGGACAAGATGGAGACGGCAGCGGCTACCTGCTATGCCAGCAAGCTGTTCCGTCGCAGCACCCAAATCCTGGAGCTGACCAAGAAACGCACAGAAGAGCAGAGTCTGCATGATGTTCTGTTTGAACTGAACAGGACGGTTCTCAGACAACGCTCTATTTCTGG GTTGTCAGTAGACTGCCTCGACTTTGGCCTGATCATCGACGGGGCCACTCTGTCAGCGGTACTAAAGGCCAACCAGGAGCGTGCCGGTTCAGGCAATTACAGAGAGATCTTTCTTGAGATCTGTCGCAACTGTAGCGCTGTGCTCTGCTGTCGCATGGCACCACTGCAGAAAGCACAG ATTGTGAAGCTAATTAAAGCTTCTAAAGAGCACCCCATAACCCTCGCTATCGGCGATGGGGCCAACGATGTCAGCATGATCTTGGAAGCGCATGTGGGCATTG GCATCATGGGTAAAGAGGGCCGACAGGCAGCGAGGAACAGTGATTATGCCATCCCGAAGTTTAAACACCTGAAGAAGATGCTACTCGTTCATGGCCACTACTATTACATCCGAATTGCTGAACTTGTTCAGTACTTCTTCTACAAG aatgTATGCTTCATCTTCCCTCAGTTCCTGTACCAGTTCTTCTGCGGGTTCTCCCAGCAG CCTCTGTACGACACTGCCTATTTGACGTTGTACAACATCAGCTTCACCTCGCTCCCCATCCTCCTCTACAGCCTGGTTGAGCAGCACATCACCATGGAGACGCTCAAGAGGGACCCCTCCTTGTACAG GGACATAGCGAAGAACTCCCTCCTCCGCTGGCCTGTCTTCCTGTATTGGACGTGCCtgggtgtgtttgatgctgttATCTTCTTCTTTGGTGCCTACTTCCTATTTGACAACACCACCTTCACCAGCAATGGCCAG CTTATGACCACCAACACACAGATG ATGTTTGGGAACTGGACCTTTGGGACTCTCGTCTTTACTGTGCTGGTGTTCACCGTTACGCTCAAG CTTGCCTTGGACACACACCACTGGACCTGGATCAATCACTTTGTCATCTGGGGGTCACTTCTTTTCTATGttattttctctcttctctggGGAGGCATCATTTG GCCCTTCCTGAACTACCAGAGGATGTACTACGTGTTCATGCAGATGCTGTCTAGTGGTCCGGCCTGGCTCAGCATCATCCTGCTCATAACGGTCAGCTTGCTGCCAGATGTCATCAAGAAGGTCCTCTGCAGGACCATGTGTCCTACAGCCACCGAACGTGCACAG TCCAATCGCCCGTGCCTTACTGTGGAGCCATCCACCATCTTCATGCTTTCTCAGTCCTCCAGCAGAATGAGTTTCTGA
- the LOC116045939 gene encoding probable phospholipid-transporting ATPase IH isoform X6, whose product MDFTQLRNIISRYCVGEEIWVDSRTVYIGHKDPPPGAEANIPQRYPDNRIVSSKYTFWNFIPKNLFEQFRRIANFYFLVIFLVQLIIDTPTSPVTSGLPLFFVITVTAIKQGYEDWLRHKADCSINECPVDVVQQGKVVRTQSHKLRVGDIVVVREDETFPCDLILLSSSRHDGTCYVTTASLDGESSHKTYYAVQDTMAFRTEQEVDSLHATIECEQPQPDLYKFVGRINIYKDKEEPLARPLGAENLLLRGATLKNTQHIYAVAVYTGMETKMALNYQSKSQKRSAVEKSMNAFLIVYLCILISKAVINTVLKYAWQWSPDRDEPWYNHRTENERQRHMVIRAFTDFLAFMVLFNYIIPVSMYVTVEMQKFLGSYFITWDEEMFDEELGEGAQVNTSDLNEELGQVEYVFTDKTGTLTENNMEFIECCVDGNVYIPHAICNGQILSAASSIDMIDSSPGGYRREHEDLFFRALCLCHTVQVKEEETVDGIKRGIHQGRPTSFYISSSPDEVALVEGMKRLGYTYLRLKDNYMEILNKDDEIERFELLHVLNFDSVRRRMSVIVKSSSGEYLLFCKGADSSIFPRIVSGKVEQVKARVEQNAIEGLRTLCVAYRRLSESEYQEACHHLNEAKLALQDREQRLAQAYDIIERDFVLLGATAVEDRLQEKAADTIESLHKAGMKVWVLTGDKMETAAATCYASKLFRRSTQILELTKKRTEEQSLHDVLFELNRTVLRQRSISGLSVDCLDFGLIIDGATLSAVLKANQERAGSGNYREIFLEICRNCSAVLCCRMAPLQKAQIVKLIKASKEHPITLAIGDGANDVSMILEAHVGIGIMGKEGRQAARNSDYAIPKFKHLKKMLLVHGHYYYIRIAELVQYFFYKNVCFIFPQFLYQFFCGFSQQPLYDTAYLTLYNISFTSLPILLYSLVEQHITMETLKRDPSLYRDIAKNSLLRWPVFLYWTCLGVFDAVIFFFGAYFLFDNTTFTSNGQMFGNWTFGTLVFTVLVFTVTLKLALDTHHWTWINHFVIWGSLLFYVIFSLLWGGIIWPFLNYQRMYYVFMQMLSSGPAWLSIILLITVSLLPDVIKKVLCRTMCPTATERAQSNRPCLTVEPSTIFMLSQSSSRMSF is encoded by the exons CTTATCATCGACACCCCCACCAGCCCAGTCACCAGCGGCCTGCCCCTCTTCTttgttatcactgtcactgcaATAAAACAg GGCTATGAGGACTGGCTCAGACACAAGGCTGACTGCTCTATAAACGAGTGTCCGGTTGACGTGGTGCAGCAGGGGAAGGTGGTGAGGACACAAAGTCACAAGCTACGG GTGGGGGACATTGTCGTGGTGAGGGAGGACGAGACTTTCCCCTGTGACCTCATCCTGCTCTCTTCCAGCCGCCATGATGGGACCTGCTATGTCACCACAGCCAGTCTGGACGGGGAGTCCAGTCACAAG ACCTATTATGCTGTACAAGATACCATGGCCTTTAGAACGGAGCAGGAGGTGGATTCGCTACATGCCACTATTGAATGTGAACAACCACAGCCTGACCTCTACAA atttGTGGGACGCATCAATATTTACAAGGACAAGGAAGAGCCTTTGGCTAG ACCACTTGGGGCTGAGAATTTGCTCCTTAGAGGAGCCACACTGAAGAACACACAACATATTTATG CTGTTGCAGTCTACACTGGTATGGAGACTAAGATGGCGCTTAATTACCAGTCTAAATCTCAGAAGCGCTCTGCTGTAGAAAA GTCGATGAATGCCTTTCTTATAGTGTATCTGTGCATCTTGATCAGTAAAGCGGTGATCAACACTGTTCTGAAATACGCTTGGCAGTGGTCTCCAGACAGAGACGAGCCCTGGTACAACCACAGGACCGAGAACGAGCGCCAGCGCCACATG GTGATCCGAGCATTCACAGACTTCTTGGCCTTCATGGTCTTGTTCAATTACATCATTCCAGTGTCTATGTACGTGACGGTGGAGATGCAGAAATTCCTGGGCTCCTATTTCATCACCTGGGATGAGGAAATGTTTGATGAAGAGCTGGGAGAGGGTGCTCAGGTCAACACCTCTGACCTAAATGAAGAGCTgggacag GTGGAGTATGTGTTTACTGATAAGACAGGCACTCTCACTGAGAACAACATGGAGTTTATTGAATGCTGCGTTGATGGGAATGTCTACATCCCGCATGCCATCTGCAACGGCCAAATCCTCAGTGCTGCCTCCAGTATAGACATGATTGACTCCTCACCTGGAGGATACAGGAGA GAACACGAGGATCTGTTTTTCCGGGCGCTGTGTCTGTGTCACACGGTGCaggtgaaggaggaggagacggTGGATGGCATCAAGAGGGGCATCCACCAGGGCAGGCCCACCTCCTTCTACATCTCCTCCTCACCGGATGAGGTTGCTTTGGTGGAGGGAATGAAAAG GCTGGGTTACACCTATCTGAGACTGAAAGACAACTACATGGAGATCCTCAACAAAGACGATGAGATTGAAAG GTTTGAGCTGCTCCATGTACTAAACTTTGACTCTGTCAGGAGGAGAATGAGCGTCATAGTCAAGTCAAGCTCAG GCGAATACCTGCTGTTTTGTAAGGGGGCAGACTCGTCCATTTTTCCTCGGATAGTATCTGGGAAGGTGGAGCAGGTTAAAGCCCGGGTGGAACAGAATGCTATA GAGGGGCTGCGTACTCTGTGCGTTGCTTATCGAAGGCTGTCAGAGTCCGAATACCAGGAGGCGTGTCATCACCTGAATGAAGCCAAGCTGGCCCTGCAGGACAGGGAGCAGAGGCTGGCGCAGGCCTATGACATCATTGAGAGGGACTTTGTGCTTTTGGGTGCTACGGCAGTGGAGGACAG GCTCCAGGAGAAAGCTGCAGACACCATTGAGTCACTGCACAAGGCTGGGATGAAAGTCTGGGTCCTGACAGGGGACAAGATGGAGACGGCAGCGGCTACCTGCTATGCCAGCAAGCTGTTCCGTCGCAGCACCCAAATCCTGGAGCTGACCAAGAAACGCACAGAAGAGCAGAGTCTGCATGATGTTCTGTTTGAACTGAACAGGACGGTTCTCAGACAACGCTCTATTTCTGG GTTGTCAGTAGACTGCCTCGACTTTGGCCTGATCATCGACGGGGCCACTCTGTCAGCGGTACTAAAGGCCAACCAGGAGCGTGCCGGTTCAGGCAATTACAGAGAGATCTTTCTTGAGATCTGTCGCAACTGTAGCGCTGTGCTCTGCTGTCGCATGGCACCACTGCAGAAAGCACAG ATTGTGAAGCTAATTAAAGCTTCTAAAGAGCACCCCATAACCCTCGCTATCGGCGATGGGGCCAACGATGTCAGCATGATCTTGGAAGCGCATGTGGGCATTG GCATCATGGGTAAAGAGGGCCGACAGGCAGCGAGGAACAGTGATTATGCCATCCCGAAGTTTAAACACCTGAAGAAGATGCTACTCGTTCATGGCCACTACTATTACATCCGAATTGCTGAACTTGTTCAGTACTTCTTCTACAAG aatgTATGCTTCATCTTCCCTCAGTTCCTGTACCAGTTCTTCTGCGGGTTCTCCCAGCAG CCTCTGTACGACACTGCCTATTTGACGTTGTACAACATCAGCTTCACCTCGCTCCCCATCCTCCTCTACAGCCTGGTTGAGCAGCACATCACCATGGAGACGCTCAAGAGGGACCCCTCCTTGTACAG GGACATAGCGAAGAACTCCCTCCTCCGCTGGCCTGTCTTCCTGTATTGGACGTGCCtgggtgtgtttgatgctgttATCTTCTTCTTTGGTGCCTACTTCCTATTTGACAACACCACCTTCACCAGCAATGGCCAG ATGTTTGGGAACTGGACCTTTGGGACTCTCGTCTTTACTGTGCTGGTGTTCACCGTTACGCTCAAG CTTGCCTTGGACACACACCACTGGACCTGGATCAATCACTTTGTCATCTGGGGGTCACTTCTTTTCTATGttattttctctcttctctggGGAGGCATCATTTG GCCCTTCCTGAACTACCAGAGGATGTACTACGTGTTCATGCAGATGCTGTCTAGTGGTCCGGCCTGGCTCAGCATCATCCTGCTCATAACGGTCAGCTTGCTGCCAGATGTCATCAAGAAGGTCCTCTGCAGGACCATGTGTCCTACAGCCACCGAACGTGCACAG TCCAATCGCCCGTGCCTTACTGTGGAGCCATCCACCATCTTCATGCTTTCTCAGTCCTCCAGCAGAATGAGTTTCTGA